Part of the Ignavibacteriales bacterium genome is shown below.
AACGTACTCTACCATGCATCGAATTTAGAGAAATCGTTATACCTGTTACTGAAGATGTAAGTCAAATAATGTTAGGTTCATTATCTTGGATAGTTGGCGCCGGCGGATCGATTCCGGTAGAACTAACATCATTTACTTCTGTAGTCAGAGATAATGATGTAACTTTAAACTGGAAGACTGCAACTGAAACTAATAACAGTAGTTTTGTAGTTGAAAGAAAATCAAACCACAATAGTCAATTCACTCAGATTGCAAATATTCCAGGTAGAGGGACCACAACTGAGCCTGTAAGCTATTCATATACTGATGTAGATCTAGTTGCTGGTACTTACACTTACAGACTAAAGCAAATTGATTTAGATGGTACCTTTGATTATATCGGTTCCATAGAAGTGGAAGTTGTTCCTCCAAAAGTATTTGCTCTTGAACAGAATTATCCAAATCCGTTTAACCCAACAACCACAATAAAGTATTCAGTTCCAACTTCTGGATTGGTAAATTTGAGTATCTTTAATGTTTTAGGAGAGAAGGTTACTGATTTGATTAACAAAGAAGTAGAGGCTGGTTCTTATGAACTAAACTTTAATGCTTCAAACTTATCAAGCGGTGTTTACTTCTATAAACTAGAAGCTGGTAGTTTTACATCTATCAAGAAAATGATGCTTATTAAATAGCATCAAAATTAGAATGACAAAAAAGCCAGACAATTGTCTGGCTTTTTTATTGGTCTACTTTTTAATTTTTATCTTGTCCCATTCAGCAAAAGCATCTGTAAACGGAACGAGGGCTCTTGGTATTGCTCCATTCATAAATGATGTTATCACACCATATGTTACAACAGGAACATCCATAAGTTTTGCTTCATTAATTCTAGTCTGCAAGGCTCTGTGCGTTAACAAACATCCACCACAATGAACAACAAGTTTGTATTCAGATAAATTGTCAGGCAGATCATTGCCGTGAACAATATCTATATGCAATTCTTTTTTTGTATAACTGCGAAGCCATTTAGGAATCTTTACTGTTCCAATATCATCTTCCAGAGTATGATGAGAACAGACTTCAGCGATTAGTACTTTATCTCCGCTTTTAAGCCCATCAATTTTTCTTAATCCTTTGATGAACAAAGGAAGATCGCCCCTGTGGCGTGCAATTACAAGTGAAAAAGTAGTAAGCCTAATTTGGGGAGGAATATCTTCTATAATACGAGTTACTGAATTACTATCAACAATAACTAGATCAGGATAAGATTTTAGATTATTTAAAGTTGATACAAGTTCTTTCTCGCGACAAACAGTTATTATCGCATTCTCATCAAGCGCTTCTCTTATCATATGAACCTGAGAAAGAATTAATTTTCTGTAAGGCAATGTGTGATCAGCAGGAATAACCATTACAACAACATCACCTTGCTTTACAATATCTTTAACTAACGGCGGTTCATCATCCTCTGGAAGTAGTCTAATCATTCTGCGTTTAAGTTCTTCAATTCCCGCTTTCTCTTTACAAGAAACTTCAAAATGTGTCATCCTAAGTTCTTTAAGTTCTTCTAGTAAAACAGGATTAACACCAAACTCAATTTTATTTACTGCTACGATGTAATTTATCTGAAGTTTATCAAGATATGCAAAAAGTTCAAGTTCCTTGCTTTGCAAAGTTTCACGAGCATCAAGAACAACCAATGCAAAATCTGATGAAGATAAAATT
Proteins encoded:
- a CDS encoding T9SS type A sorting domain-containing protein; this translates as MLGSLSWIVGAGGSIPVELTSFTSVVRDNDVTLNWKTATETNNSSFVVERKSNHNSQFTQIANIPGRGTTTEPVSYSYTDVDLVAGTYTYRLKQIDLDGTFDYIGSIEVEVVPPKVFALEQNYPNPFNPTTTIKYSVPTSGLVNLSIFNVLGEKVTDLINKEVEAGSYELNFNASNLSSGVYFYKLEAGSFTSIKKMMLIK
- the hydF gene encoding [FeFe] hydrogenase H-cluster maturation GTPase HydF; translated protein: MNVDSNRPHIAIVGRRNVGKSLLVNSLLEKNVSEVSDVAGTTTDSVSTKYELLPYGPVVIVDTAGIDDEGELGRQRITETIKILSSSDFALVVLDARETLQSKELELFAYLDKLQINYIVAVNKIEFGVNPVLLEELKELRMTHFEVSCKEKAGIEELKRRMIRLLPEDDEPPLVKDIVKQGDVVVMVIPADHTLPYRKLILSQVHMIREALDENAIITVCREKELVSTLNNLKSYPDLVIVDSNSVTRIIEDIPPQIRLTTFSLVIARHRGDLPLFIKGLRKIDGLKSGDKVLIAEVCSHHTLEDDIGTVKIPKWLRSYTKKELHIDIVHGNDLPDNLSEYKLVVHCGGCLLTHRALQTRINEAKLMDVPVVTYGVITSFMNGAIPRALVPFTDAFAEWDKIKIKK